GGTTTCTTCCTGGATTCCTTCAGCCAAGCATCGTATTCACCGGCCTCGGTCACCATCAACGGCATTTGCATGTTGTAATGGCTTGCACCACAGATCTTATTGCACAACAATATGAATTCAAATTCCTCATCCTTCATTACGTGCGTGCGCATACTGTCACTAGTAATGGTCGGCGTCATTTTGATCGAGGTCGTCATGCCCGGGACCGCGTTCATCTGAGCACGCAAATGGGGGATATAGACACTGTGGATCACGTCACGTGAGCGGATCAAAAGCTCAACTTCCTTGTGCACCGGTAAATAGAAGTCCTTTGTTACGATGTCATCCGCACCATGATTATAGATACTCTCTTTACCCATGGTCTTCAGGTCCTGTTCCATTACGACCTTCAGATTCACAATGCGGGCCATGATGCGTTGTTTCAACTCCAAGCCCTTTTCCAGTTCGTGGCGCTTTTCATCAGGTAATATCGCATGTGCCAAGGTGCTGTCGATCTCCGCGATCTCAACACCCAATTCACCCATCCGCTTTGCAACACTTTCCGGAGTAACAATACCCAACGGATTATCGCCATTGATCAAGCGGAAATCACTTGCACCAAGTACGCCGTCCTCACCCGGGTAGCGCGCAGTCCAATCGAATTGTTTGGCGTAAAGTTCTACTCGCAACGCATCGGGACCAGCTACCGACGTGATCTTATGCCAAGTGTTCAATCCATAAATTATTAATACCGCAAGAACAGCGGCCGGAACAACGGTCCAGATCAACTCCAACGTGTTGTTGTGTGGCTGCCAGAAAGCTCTTCGGTTCTTATCGTACTTGTACTTTCCTGCAAAGTAGAACAGCAACACATTCGTAGGAACGAATGCCACCAAAAGGATCAACCAGTTGAAATTCATCAACCAATCGGTCTCTACACCGTGTTCACTTGCGGCCAAGGGCAACATTTCATCCCAGTACGCCCAAGTAAGCCACGCAAAGAATATGAAGTAAGCGATACAGAACGCCCACATCAACATCGCGTTCATGCGATTATCGGCAGGTGAAATGTCCTCTTCGCGCTTGCCGCTCAACCGCGCTGTAAGCTCATATACACGGGCCAACTGAGCGATGGCCAGCACGCCCACTACAACCACGAAAAGTATCAACAACTTCGTCATCGTTCAACTATCAGATCTGGTGATGAATACTTTCATCTTTATAAGGATGGTTCACCGGTGTGAGTGGTGCCTTGGTCAAGTTACTCAGCACAACGAACATGAACATACCCAAGAATGCCACGAACATTCCGATCTCCAGCAATCCGAGACCGTGGAAATCATGTCCCAAAGCACCCGGCATGACCATCATGACCGTATCCAACCAGTGCCCGATCAGAATTATCGCACCTACACCGATCAAGAATTTCGGGTTGCGTTTGGCATCCCGACTCATTAACAACACCATTGGCAATGCAAAATTAATGAAGAATGTACCCCACATCAACCACGGGTGCGCAATGATCCGCTCTTGGAAGTAGGTCACTTCCTCTGGAATATTACTGTACCAGATCAACATGAATTGACTGAAATACAAGTAGCTCCATAAGAAACTGCACGCGAACACCCATTTACCCATGTCCTGGATGTGGCTGTTGTTCACTTGTGGTAGATAGCCTTTACGCTTCAAATAAAGCACGATGATAACGGCGGTGATCATGGAGCTTACCCACATGCCAGAGAACGTGTACCACCCGAAGAGTGTGCTGAACCAGTGCGTATCAATGCTCATGATCCAGTCCCACGACAGCATACTACTGAATACAGCGAAACAGACCAGGAATACGGCACTGCGGCGGTAGTTCAACAAATGGCGCTTAACCAACGTCTCACCACTAAGCTGATCCATTTCCAGACTCTGTTTGCGGAACCATCGAGCGAAGATCAAGAATGTTCCCAAGTACACCAACGTGCGGATCCAGAAGAACGGTAGGTTCAAATACGGCCTCTTGCCTGCAATGATCACATCGTAATTCGGGTTGGCAACGGCGCCAACAACTGTTCCATCATCGGTGTAGGTCGCATCATGCCCCTCGCCGACCATGTATTCACTGTAAAGCGTGTCATCCATCCAATGGTAAACATGGTTCAGGTGCAAGGATGCAGCAACCAGAACAACACACAGTGTGATGGCACCGATCGGCAAGTAACCGTAGATCCCTTCGTATACACGCTTGACCATGACCGTCCACGCTGTTTCCGTTGCGTAGCCCAATGCGTAAAAGAATAACGCACCTAGGCTGATCCCCAGGAAGAAGAAGCTGTTTACGAGCAAGCTGCTCCATCCGCGCTGGCCCAAACTCTCCGCCGCATGGTGATCGCCCTTGGCGTAGAAGAAGCCGATTAGCATGGTCACCACGCCCAGCACTATTGCTGCCATGCTTAGGGTGCGTGCCCGTTTGCTGAAGGTGAAGTTCATCGCTGTTCCTTTATCAATTAGCTACCACTGCGATAACCGTATCGGATACTATAACTGGTAAGGCTGATGGCATTTTACCTCCGGCCTGTAAGTATTTAACATATTGGATGACAGTCCACCGCTCTTCTTTGTTGAGCTGAGATGCGTGGCTACCCATTGCACCTTTCCCATACGTTAAGGTGTGGAACATCTTTCCTTCCGGCAATTCCTTCAAGGGTCCACTATAAGCCAGTGGTGGTGGATGTCCGCCTACTTCGATCACGGCCCCATCACCCATGCCTTTCACTCCATGGCATTGGGAACACATGATCTCATAGATCGCTTTTCCTTGTTCAACTGATGCTTCCGTCATTGAGATCGGGCTGTGCAAACTCACACCGGCTGCCTCATAGCCCTCCATCGTATTCGGATACGCATAGGGCAAGTTGTAAACTGCCTTACTTGCATCCTCCGTAAATGCGATGGTACCAGGTACCGGTTTCCGTGCACTTGGACGCATACGTTGCTCCACCGCTAATTCATTGCTGAACCAATACGGGTCCTGACCGTAGTCAACATAGGCTTCAACTGCGGGGCTGCGGTACATATCCGGCATGTACTCTATCCCGGGGCTTTGTGTATCACCACCGCAGGAGGCCATCAATCCCACAACACCTAGTAGGGTGCCCACGGTCTTCAATGTTTGCTTCGCGTTGCTCATGGTTCAGTACTGGCGTTCGTTGATCTCGAACACCGGGGTGCTACGTAGCATGCTGGTAATTGCATCGGAACTATGTCCATGGTTATCAGCGGTGCGTACTTCGATGATGAACTTATCGTCCGTAGAGCGTGGATCCGGGTTGCGGGCGGGCATACCGGGCAATGTCTTATTGCGGATCAAATAGGTAATGACCATACCGTGGGCAGCACACAGGACCGTGAATTCGAACATGACCGGCACGAATGCAGGGATGTTCTGGTAGAGCGTCATGTTCGGTTTACCACCAATGTTCATCGGCCAATCCCAGATCATGAAATAGGTGATACCCAGGATCGCCAAAGCAAGACCAGTGAGACCAAACATGAACGAAGCGATCGCCAAGCGAGTTCTCGTAACCCCGATTATAGGATCGATACCATGCACCGGGAAAGGCGAGAATACGTCCTTCACCTTAACACCGTTGGATACGAGCTTGCGTGCTCCGTCCTTAAGCTGTTCTGGATCTTCGTAGACCGCGTATATGACCGAATCCGCCATTAGTCGTGTTGATGGTTTGTAGCGTCTTTCTTATAGCTCTCACCGCTGATCTTCAAAATGGATTTCACCTCGTTCAGCGCCAGTACAGGGAAGTAGCGGGCGAAGAGCAAATAGCAAGTGAAGAAAATTCCGATGGTTCCCAAAAATACGCCGGCATCGACCCAAGTGGGGTGGAACATATTCCAGCTACTTGGCAGATAATCGCGGTGCAAACTGGTTACGATGATCACGAAACGTTCGAACCACATACCGATATTGACAATGATGCTCATGAAGAACGTGAATGCCAGATTAGTGCGAAGACCTTTGAACCAGAATACCTGTGGGCTTACCACGTTGCAGGTCATCATGGCCCAATATGCCCACCAGTATTTTCCGGTTGCACGGTTAATGAATGCATAGCTCTCGTATTCCACACCGCTATACCAGCTCATGAAAAGCTCAGTGATGTAAGCCACACCCACAATGGATCCCGTAACGATGATCACGATGTTCATATACTCGATATGCTTACGCGTGATGTATGCTTCCAGGTGCATCACCTTGCGCATTACAAGCAAGAGTGTTTGTACCATGGCGAATCCGCTGAATACCGCCCCACTAACGAAATATGGCGGGAAGATGGTGGTGTGCCATCCGGGGATTATCGAGGTCGCGAAGTCCATGCTCACCACGGAGTGTACCGAGAATACAAGCGGTGTGGCGATACCTGCTAACACCAAGCTGACCTCCTCGAAACGGGTCCATGCTTTCGCATTACCCGTCCAACCAAAACTGAGGATGCTGTACATCTTCTTCATGCCCGGCTTGGTGACCTTATCGCGAATGGTCGCAAAGTCAGGGATAAGACCGATGTACCAGAAAACGAGCGAAACACTGAAATAGGTACTGATGGCAAATACGTCCCAAAGCAACGGGCTGTTGAAGTTCACCCAAAGTGATCCAAACTGGTTAGGAAGTGGAAATACCCAATAGGCCAACCAAATGCGCCCCATGTGCAACATCGGGAACAGAGCCGCCATGATAACGGCAAAGATCGTCATGGCTTCGGCAGATCGGTTCACTGCCATCCGCCATTTCTGACGGAACAACAAAAGCACTGCACTGATCAACGTCCCCGCGTGACCAATACCGACCCACCAAACGAAGTTGGTGATATCCCATGCCCAATCAACGGTTTTGTTCAAGCCCCAAGTACCAATACCCTTGCTCAGCAAGTACACAATGCAGCCCACGCCATACAAGGCGATAAGTGCCGCAATGGAAATAAGCACGTACCACCCCCGTGGCGCTTTCGCCTCAATAGGGCCTACGATATCCTGCGTAATATCGTGGTAGGTCTTGTGACCTAGGATAAGTGGTTGGCGGATCGCTGCTTCTGAATGCATTTCTGCTTTTCGTATTGCTTAGCCGTGGTGGGCCGTTGCTTCTTCTTCTACGTTACGCACCTTCACGAGGTAATTCACGTTGGGTTTTACTCCAATTTCCTCCAACATGTGGTAGCTGCGGGTACTGCTCGCTTTGGCCAGTACAGTACTCTTCTTATCGTTCAGATCTCCGAATACGATGGCTCCGGTTCCGCAACTTGCTGAACATGCTGTTTGAATTTCGCCATCGATCACTGCACGGCCAGACTTTTTCGCTTCCAACTTGCCTGCTTGGATGCTCTGTACACACATGCTACACTTCTCGATAACACCACGGCCGCGTACTACTACGTCCGGGTTCAATACCATACGTCCTAGATCGCTGTATGCCGGATTCACTTCAGCGAACTTATCGCTCACATAGTTGAACCAGTTGAAGCGACGCACTTTGTATGGGCAGTTGTTCGCACAGTAACGCGTACCGATGCAACGGTTGTAAGCCATCATGTTGAGGCCTTCGTTGCTATGCGTTGTAGCTGCTACCGGACAAACCGTTTCGCATGGTGCATGGTTGCAATGCTGGCACATCACCGGCATGAATACGACCTTCGGGTTCTCGCTCGGCACCTCCATATCGAGGTACATGCTGATCTTACCAATGTCTTCTTTCTTGGCCCGCTCCTTGGTCATGTCGGAGCTGTAATAGCGATCCAAACGCAACCAATGCATCTCGCGGCTGCGACGAACTTCGTCCTTACCAACAACTGAGATATTGTTCTCCACGTTGCACGCTGTGATACACGCACCACAACCAATGCAACTGTTCAGGTCAATGCTCAGGCCCCAGCGGTGGCCAACGCCTTCTACAGGGTGTTCTTGCCACAGATCGAATTCCGCAACCGACTTCTTGTCGCTGCTGTTGATCACACCATCGCCGTTCACATCTTCATGCACCACCAATTCGTGGGGGTGATTGAAAGCTCGGACGTCGCCGCTTTTGAATACACCCAATGATGTTTCCTTCACAATGCTGTGACGGTCCATTGCGGTGAGGTGCGTCTGTGTGATAGCAACTGGATACGTTTCTCCCGTAGGTGTTACGCTAACGTTCAAGTTCTCGTAACCAACAGTTCCGTTCATGGTCGTGAACGGATATGCATTGCGACCTACAGGACGCAACACATCATTCTCATCCGTTACACAAGCAGCGCGACCAACACGTTCGCCATTCGCCCCACGACCATAACCCAATGCAATTGCAATGGTGCCGACCTTCTGACCCGGTGACGGTACAACTGGCAAGGTAACCTCGTACTCTCCTGCTTTAACGGTAACCAGACTTGCTGGCGCTTGCTCTCCCAAATAGGTGTTCAAGCCCATGCGCTCCACATCCACAAAGCTCATGCACACATAGTTATCCCATGTGATCTTGGTGAGTGGATCGGGCATTTCCTGCAACCATGGATTGTTGGCATGCTGACCATTACCCAATGCTTCAGTGGTATACAATTGAAGTTCCCATTCACCTCCACCCGATGATGCCTGTTTTACTGCCGCAGCCGCTGCGGAAGCACTTCCGGAATAGGTGATCACCTCATCGGCTGGACCAGAGGCATCGTAGCCACCATTGCCCAAGGCCATGTTCCACGTATCCTCGAACAGACCGGAAACTCCAGCCAAAGCAGCGTTCCAGTTCTCTTTAATGAGATCGTGGTAACTACCGCTGATACCGCTCCAACGCAAGAGACTTTCTTGCCACTGCCGTGTTTCGAACAATGGACTGATGGTAGGCTGTACCAAGGTGTAATGTCCTGGTTTAGGAAGGTGATCGTTCCAGGATTCCAAGTAATGATTATCCGGACAGATATAATTGCAAAGGCTTGCCGTCTCATCGGCGTAACCACTGAAACTCACCGCGAATGTCTTTGCAACAGCGGACTTGAAGTCAGCAGTGTTCGGGAAGGTGTAAGCCGGATTAACTCCAGTGATCAACACAGCACCAACGGTACCCGCGTTCATGTCCTTTACCAATTGTGCAACGGCGGCGTCATCACCTTGGTTGAAATAGGTGTGGTTGATTAGGTCGATGGTATTCCCGTAGTTGCCCAACATCATGTTGATGCTGTTGACCACTGTCTGCACATCTTCGTTGTTGATCCCACAAAGCACCACGCTACGACCACCTGCTGCTGCCAAGGCTTTTGCTGCTTTTGCTGTAACGGCATCCAGATCGGCAGTGCTACCTCCAATGGCCACTCCGCCTGTGCTCTTCGCGATCTGATCATGCAAGCTGATCACAGCCAACGGCAATTCACTCACTTTCAACGCATGACGAACATCGGCATTGGCACCGGTAATACTCATACGTGCTTCGAACTGGAAGTGCTTGTTCATTGCACCGTTCGGATCGCGACGACTACCGTATTGCCACGTATTCTCCGTGGTGCTACCCCAGCTACTCAAGAAATCCGCACCTACACTTACGATAACGTCTGCTTTGGTGAGATCGTAGCTCGGCATTACGCGCTTTCCGAAGCTTTTCAGATTCGCGTTAGTAACACCGCAATAGCTGATCGTATCGTACTGGATGTGCTCAACTGTTGGGAAACGTTCCTTCAATTTCGCTACTGCACCCTTCGTACTTGGGCTGATCACCGTATCGGAAAGCACAACGATGCGCTTACCTGCTGCGGAGACCTCATTCAATTTGGCACCGACCGCTTTGTCAGCATCGCTCCAGGAAGTTAGGCTCCAACCGCCATCACCACCGCGCACTGCAGGACGTTTCAAGCGCATGCTATCGTACAACTCCAATACACTGGAGTTGATCCGTGCATTTACGCTACCGACCGCCAGATCCGGATTGCGGTTGATGCCCATACGCGGGTTGCCCTTCACGAAGATCGGGCGTCCCTCACGGGTCTTTACGAGAATGCTGGCGAAATCTTCACCA
The nucleotide sequence above comes from Flavobacteriales bacterium. Encoded proteins:
- a CDS encoding cytochrome c, whose protein sequence is MPDMYRSPAVEAYVDYGQDPYWFSNELAVEQRMRPSARKPVPGTIAFTEDASKAVYNLPYAYPNTMEGYEAAGVSLHSPISMTEASVEQGKAIYEIMCSQCHGVKGMGDGAVIEVGGHPPPLAYSGPLKELPEGKMFHTLTYGKGAMGSHASQLNKEERWTVIQYVKYLQAGGKMPSALPVIVSDTVIAVVAN
- a CDS encoding TAT-variant-translocated molybdopterin oxidoreductase translates to MSSTKRYWMDQGDLTQDSEMIKGRENEFPQDLAIDQVLSDPNFSGASTGRRDFLKFLGFGIGAATLAACETPVIKSIPYVNKPEEITPGVANWYASTFYDGEDFASILVKTREGRPIFVKGNPRMGINRNPDLAVGSVNARINSSVLELYDSMRLKRPAVRGGDGGWSLTSWSDADKAVGAKLNEVSAAGKRIVVLSDTVISPSTKGAVAKLKERFPTVEHIQYDTISYCGVTNANLKSFGKRVMPSYDLTKADVIVSVGADFLSSWGSTTENTWQYGSRRDPNGAMNKHFQFEARMSITGANADVRHALKVSELPLAVISLHDQIAKSTGGVAIGGSTADLDAVTAKAAKALAAAGGRSVVLCGINNEDVQTVVNSINMMLGNYGNTIDLINHTYFNQGDDAAVAQLVKDMNAGTVGAVLITGVNPAYTFPNTADFKSAVAKTFAVSFSGYADETASLCNYICPDNHYLESWNDHLPKPGHYTLVQPTISPLFETRQWQESLLRWSGISGSYHDLIKENWNAALAGVSGLFEDTWNMALGNGGYDASGPADEVITYSGSASAAAAAVKQASSGGGEWELQLYTTEALGNGQHANNPWLQEMPDPLTKITWDNYVCMSFVDVERMGLNTYLGEQAPASLVTVKAGEYEVTLPVVPSPGQKVGTIAIALGYGRGANGERVGRAACVTDENDVLRPVGRNAYPFTTMNGTVGYENLNVSVTPTGETYPVAITQTHLTAMDRHSIVKETSLGVFKSGDVRAFNHPHELVVHEDVNGDGVINSSDKKSVAEFDLWQEHPVEGVGHRWGLSIDLNSCIGCGACITACNVENNISVVGKDEVRRSREMHWLRLDRYYSSDMTKERAKKEDIGKISMYLDMEVPSENPKVVFMPVMCQHCNHAPCETVCPVAATTHSNEGLNMMAYNRCIGTRYCANNCPYKVRRFNWFNYVSDKFAEVNPAYSDLGRMVLNPDVVVRGRGVIEKCSMCVQSIQAGKLEAKKSGRAVIDGEIQTACSASCGTGAIVFGDLNDKKSTVLAKASSTRSYHMLEEIGVKPNVNYLVKVRNVEEEATAHHG
- a CDS encoding quinol:cytochrome C oxidoreductase — encoded protein: MVLGVVTMLIGFFYAKGDHHAAESLGQRGWSSLLVNSFFFLGISLGALFFYALGYATETAWTVMVKRVYEGIYGYLPIGAITLCVVLVAASLHLNHVYHWMDDTLYSEYMVGEGHDATYTDDGTVVGAVANPNYDVIIAGKRPYLNLPFFWIRTLVYLGTFLIFARWFRKQSLEMDQLSGETLVKRHLLNYRRSAVFLVCFAVFSSMLSWDWIMSIDTHWFSTLFGWYTFSGMWVSSMITAVIIVLYLKRKGYLPQVNNSHIQDMGKWVFACSFLWSYLYFSQFMLIWYSNIPEEVTYFQERIIAHPWLMWGTFFINFALPMVLLMSRDAKRNPKFLIGVGAIILIGHWLDTVMMVMPGALGHDFHGLGLLEIGMFVAFLGMFMFVVLSNLTKAPLTPVNHPYKDESIHHQI
- a CDS encoding DUF3341 domain-containing protein, which produces MADSVIYAVYEDPEQLKDGARKLVSNGVKVKDVFSPFPVHGIDPIIGVTRTRLAIASFMFGLTGLALAILGITYFMIWDWPMNIGGKPNMTLYQNIPAFVPVMFEFTVLCAAHGMVITYLIRNKTLPGMPARNPDPRSTDDKFIIEVRTADNHGHSSDAITSMLRSTPVFEINERQY
- the nrfD gene encoding polysulfide reductase NrfD; its protein translation is MHSEAAIRQPLILGHKTYHDITQDIVGPIEAKAPRGWYVLISIAALIALYGVGCIVYLLSKGIGTWGLNKTVDWAWDITNFVWWVGIGHAGTLISAVLLLFRQKWRMAVNRSAEAMTIFAVIMAALFPMLHMGRIWLAYWVFPLPNQFGSLWVNFNSPLLWDVFAISTYFSVSLVFWYIGLIPDFATIRDKVTKPGMKKMYSILSFGWTGNAKAWTRFEEVSLVLAGIATPLVFSVHSVVSMDFATSIIPGWHTTIFPPYFVSGAVFSGFAMVQTLLLVMRKVMHLEAYITRKHIEYMNIVIIVTGSIVGVAYITELFMSWYSGVEYESYAFINRATGKYWWAYWAMMTCNVVSPQVFWFKGLRTNLAFTFFMSIIVNIGMWFERFVIIVTSLHRDYLPSSWNMFHPTWVDAGVFLGTIGIFFTCYLLFARYFPVLALNEVKSILKISGESYKKDATNHQHD